One Acanthochromis polyacanthus isolate Apoly-LR-REF ecotype Palm Island chromosome 6, KAUST_Apoly_ChrSc, whole genome shotgun sequence DNA segment encodes these proteins:
- the LOC110970840 gene encoding coagulation factor X-like isoform X3, giving the protein MDGSEFGFSEKDQHSFKTNKNEEQDPDRRSRCCGQKVQVLWLEGPGAVDRRSRCCRQKVQVLWSEGLGAPLVVQTVFLLLAVIPELCEDKNGGCEHFCNVIQGRVQCSCADGYFLASDHKSCNSNEKFKCGALVTEDVRSVFRYERKMTANVTTETVTVEKVTVENVTVENVTVENVTVENVTGLNITINGTEQRIISQIPGMTRIVNGEACPPGECPWQALLLNEDDQGFCGGTILNEYIILTAAHCMNKSQYIYVKLGEFDTLVDEVNEVAHTVDTIITHSRYQPNTYHNDIALIKLATPIKFSRYILPACLPEQDFAEKVLMNQPNGMVSGFGRLGEGWQTSTILQRLSVPYVARWTCLESTTLRISSRMFCAGYDSIAKDACQGDGGGPHVTRYRDTYFVTGIVSWGEGCARRGKYGIYTQVSKFTRWIQEGINRLVPKDKNGARRKRNHDPIKRLVM; this is encoded by the exons ATGGATGGCAGTGAGTTCGGGTTCTCAGAGAAGGATCAACATTCATTTAAAACCAATAAGAATGAGGAACAGGATCCAGACAGAAGGTCCAGGTGCTGTGGCCAGAAGGTCCAGGTGCTGTGGTTAGAAGGTCCAG GTGCTGTAGACAGAAGGTCCAGGTGCTGTAGACAGAAGGTCCAGGTGCTGTGGTCAGAGGGTCTAGGCGCTCCTCTGGTGGTTCAAACTGTATTTCTTCTGTTGGCAGTTATTCCTGAACTCTGCGAGGACAAAAACGGTGgctgtgaacatttctgcaatGTGATCCAAGGCAGGGTCCAGTGTTCCTGCGCTGATGGATACTTCTTAGCATCGGACCATAAATCCTGCAACTCCAACG AGAAATTCAAATGTGGCGCCCTCGTCACGGAAGACGTCCGGAGCGTCTTCAGGTATGAAAGGAAGATGACAGCTAATGTGACGACGGAGACGGTGACGGTGGAGAAAGTGACGGTGGAGAACGTGACGGTGGAGAACGTGACGGTGGAGAACGTGACGGTGGAGAACGTGACGGGCCTGAACATTACCATCAATGGCACCGAGCAGAGGATCATCTCTCAGATTCCCGGAATGACTCGCATCGTCAACGGAGAGGCCTGTCCACCTGGAGAGTGTCCATGGCAG GCTCTGCTCCTCAACGAGGACGACCAGGGGTTCTGTGGCGGAACAATTCTTAACGAATACATCATCCTGACCGCCGCACACTGCATGAACAAATCACAGTACATCTACGTCAAGCTCG GTGAGTTCGACACGTTGGTGGATGAAGTTAACGAAGTGGCCCACACGGTGGACACCATCATAACCCACAGCAGGTACCAACCCAACACCTACCACAACGACATCGCCCTCATTAAACTGGCCACGCCCATCAAGTTCAGCAGGTACATCCTGCCGGCCTGCTTACCTGAGCAAGACTTCGCCGAAAAG GTCCTGATGAATCAGCCCAATGGGATGGTCAGCGGTTTTGGGCGTCTGGGTGAAGGTTGGCAGACGTCCACCATCCTGCAGCGCCTCAGCGTTCCGTACGTTGCTCGATGGACCTGCTTAGAGTCCACAACGCTGAGGATCTCCTCCCGCATGTTCTGCGCCGGGTACGACTCCATTGCCAAGGACGCCTGTCAGGGTGACGGCGGCGGCCCACACGTCACACGCTACCGGGACACCTACTTCGTGACAGGCATCGTGAGCTGGGGCGAAGGCTGCGCCCGCAGGGGAAAGTACGGCATCTACACCCAGGTGTCCAAGTTCACCCGCTGGATCCAAGAGGGCATCAACCGGCTGGTTCCCAAGGACAAGAACGGAGCCCGCAGGAAGAGGAACCATGACCCCATCAAGAGGCTGGTCATGTAA
- the LOC110970840 gene encoding coagulation factor X-like isoform X2 produces MFWCLRLVLGLLLLWQAAAHVFLDGLAASQVLIRSRRANSFLEEMKVGNLERECVEERCDWEEAREIFESREKTNDFWAKYVDGDACESLPCANAGHCKDGIGTYTCSCQEGYQGLNCEALIPELCEDKNGGCEHFCNVIQGRVQCSCADGYFLASDHKSCNSNEKFKCGALVTEDVRSVFRYERKMTANVTTETVTVEKVTVENVTVENVTVENVTVENVTGLNITINGTEQRIISQIPGMTRIVNGEACPPGECPWQALLLNEDDQGFCGGTILNEYIILTAAHCMNKSQYIYVKLGEFDTLVDEVNEVAHTVDTIITHSRYQPNTYHNDIALIKLATPIKFSRYILPACLPEQDFAEKVLMNQPNGMVSGFGRLGEGWQTSTILQRLSVPYVARWTCLESTTLRISSRMFCAGYDSIAKDACQGDGGGPHVTRYRDTYFVTGIVSWGEGCARRGKYGIYTQVSKFTRWIQEGINRLVPKDKNGARRKRNHDPIKRLVM; encoded by the exons ATGTTCTGGTGTTTACGTCTGGTTCTGGGCCTCCTGCTGCTCTGGCAGGCCGCTGCTCATG TGTTTTTGGACGGCCTGGCAGCCAGCCAGGTTCTGATCCGGTCCAGGAGAGCCAACAGCTTCTTGGAGGAGATGAAAGTAGGAAACCTAGAGAGAGAATGCGTGGAGGAGCGCTGCGACTGGGAGGAAGCCCGGGAGATCTTTGAAAGCAGAGAGAAGACG aatgacTTCTGGGCCAAATATGTCG ATGGCGACGCCTGCGAGTCGCTGCCGTGTGCTAATGCCGGACACTGCAAAGACGGGATTGGAACCTACACCTGCTCCTGCCAGGAGGGCTACCAGGGCTTAAACTGCGAAGCCC TTATTCCTGAACTCTGCGAGGACAAAAACGGTGgctgtgaacatttctgcaatGTGATCCAAGGCAGGGTCCAGTGTTCCTGCGCTGATGGATACTTCTTAGCATCGGACCATAAATCCTGCAACTCCAACG AGAAATTCAAATGTGGCGCCCTCGTCACGGAAGACGTCCGGAGCGTCTTCAGGTATGAAAGGAAGATGACAGCTAATGTGACGACGGAGACGGTGACGGTGGAGAAAGTGACGGTGGAGAACGTGACGGTGGAGAACGTGACGGTGGAGAACGTGACGGTGGAGAACGTGACGGGCCTGAACATTACCATCAATGGCACCGAGCAGAGGATCATCTCTCAGATTCCCGGAATGACTCGCATCGTCAACGGAGAGGCCTGTCCACCTGGAGAGTGTCCATGGCAG GCTCTGCTCCTCAACGAGGACGACCAGGGGTTCTGTGGCGGAACAATTCTTAACGAATACATCATCCTGACCGCCGCACACTGCATGAACAAATCACAGTACATCTACGTCAAGCTCG GTGAGTTCGACACGTTGGTGGATGAAGTTAACGAAGTGGCCCACACGGTGGACACCATCATAACCCACAGCAGGTACCAACCCAACACCTACCACAACGACATCGCCCTCATTAAACTGGCCACGCCCATCAAGTTCAGCAGGTACATCCTGCCGGCCTGCTTACCTGAGCAAGACTTCGCCGAAAAG GTCCTGATGAATCAGCCCAATGGGATGGTCAGCGGTTTTGGGCGTCTGGGTGAAGGTTGGCAGACGTCCACCATCCTGCAGCGCCTCAGCGTTCCGTACGTTGCTCGATGGACCTGCTTAGAGTCCACAACGCTGAGGATCTCCTCCCGCATGTTCTGCGCCGGGTACGACTCCATTGCCAAGGACGCCTGTCAGGGTGACGGCGGCGGCCCACACGTCACACGCTACCGGGACACCTACTTCGTGACAGGCATCGTGAGCTGGGGCGAAGGCTGCGCCCGCAGGGGAAAGTACGGCATCTACACCCAGGTGTCCAAGTTCACCCGCTGGATCCAAGAGGGCATCAACCGGCTGGTTCCCAAGGACAAGAACGGAGCCCGCAGGAAGAGGAACCATGACCCCATCAAGAGGCTGGTCATGTAA
- the LOC110970840 gene encoding coagulation factor X-like isoform X1 — MFWCLRLVLGLLLLWQAAAHVLSPVFLDGLAASQVLIRSRRANSFLEEMKVGNLERECVEERCDWEEAREIFESREKTNDFWAKYVDGDACESLPCANAGHCKDGIGTYTCSCQEGYQGLNCEALIPELCEDKNGGCEHFCNVIQGRVQCSCADGYFLASDHKSCNSNEKFKCGALVTEDVRSVFRYERKMTANVTTETVTVEKVTVENVTVENVTVENVTVENVTGLNITINGTEQRIISQIPGMTRIVNGEACPPGECPWQALLLNEDDQGFCGGTILNEYIILTAAHCMNKSQYIYVKLGEFDTLVDEVNEVAHTVDTIITHSRYQPNTYHNDIALIKLATPIKFSRYILPACLPEQDFAEKVLMNQPNGMVSGFGRLGEGWQTSTILQRLSVPYVARWTCLESTTLRISSRMFCAGYDSIAKDACQGDGGGPHVTRYRDTYFVTGIVSWGEGCARRGKYGIYTQVSKFTRWIQEGINRLVPKDKNGARRKRNHDPIKRLVM, encoded by the exons ATGTTCTGGTGTTTACGTCTGGTTCTGGGCCTCCTGCTGCTCTGGCAGGCCGCTGCTCATG TTCTCTCCCCAGTGTTTTTGGACGGCCTGGCAGCCAGCCAGGTTCTGATCCGGTCCAGGAGAGCCAACAGCTTCTTGGAGGAGATGAAAGTAGGAAACCTAGAGAGAGAATGCGTGGAGGAGCGCTGCGACTGGGAGGAAGCCCGGGAGATCTTTGAAAGCAGAGAGAAGACG aatgacTTCTGGGCCAAATATGTCG ATGGCGACGCCTGCGAGTCGCTGCCGTGTGCTAATGCCGGACACTGCAAAGACGGGATTGGAACCTACACCTGCTCCTGCCAGGAGGGCTACCAGGGCTTAAACTGCGAAGCCC TTATTCCTGAACTCTGCGAGGACAAAAACGGTGgctgtgaacatttctgcaatGTGATCCAAGGCAGGGTCCAGTGTTCCTGCGCTGATGGATACTTCTTAGCATCGGACCATAAATCCTGCAACTCCAACG AGAAATTCAAATGTGGCGCCCTCGTCACGGAAGACGTCCGGAGCGTCTTCAGGTATGAAAGGAAGATGACAGCTAATGTGACGACGGAGACGGTGACGGTGGAGAAAGTGACGGTGGAGAACGTGACGGTGGAGAACGTGACGGTGGAGAACGTGACGGTGGAGAACGTGACGGGCCTGAACATTACCATCAATGGCACCGAGCAGAGGATCATCTCTCAGATTCCCGGAATGACTCGCATCGTCAACGGAGAGGCCTGTCCACCTGGAGAGTGTCCATGGCAG GCTCTGCTCCTCAACGAGGACGACCAGGGGTTCTGTGGCGGAACAATTCTTAACGAATACATCATCCTGACCGCCGCACACTGCATGAACAAATCACAGTACATCTACGTCAAGCTCG GTGAGTTCGACACGTTGGTGGATGAAGTTAACGAAGTGGCCCACACGGTGGACACCATCATAACCCACAGCAGGTACCAACCCAACACCTACCACAACGACATCGCCCTCATTAAACTGGCCACGCCCATCAAGTTCAGCAGGTACATCCTGCCGGCCTGCTTACCTGAGCAAGACTTCGCCGAAAAG GTCCTGATGAATCAGCCCAATGGGATGGTCAGCGGTTTTGGGCGTCTGGGTGAAGGTTGGCAGACGTCCACCATCCTGCAGCGCCTCAGCGTTCCGTACGTTGCTCGATGGACCTGCTTAGAGTCCACAACGCTGAGGATCTCCTCCCGCATGTTCTGCGCCGGGTACGACTCCATTGCCAAGGACGCCTGTCAGGGTGACGGCGGCGGCCCACACGTCACACGCTACCGGGACACCTACTTCGTGACAGGCATCGTGAGCTGGGGCGAAGGCTGCGCCCGCAGGGGAAAGTACGGCATCTACACCCAGGTGTCCAAGTTCACCCGCTGGATCCAAGAGGGCATCAACCGGCTGGTTCCCAAGGACAAGAACGGAGCCCGCAGGAAGAGGAACCATGACCCCATCAAGAGGCTGGTCATGTAA